The genomic stretch CTATTAACATGAAGTATGATCGCGGCGACTTTGACTCCGGTGCCGACGTGTCGGTTTCTTCTCCGGTTACTAAACAGAAAGCTGCCGCCGCTAAACAATTCATCGAGAATCATTACAAGAATTATCTTCAAGGATTGCAGGATCGCAAAGATAGGTACACAACTACCGAACGACCTACCTACTACTATTACTACTTCTATTCGCATTTCactgttttatatttttttctcttcctttttGTATTTATTACTTTCACTATGTGATCTTCGGATTTTGATAGTATGTGTAAATTTAGTTTCAATTCTTTGCAAATTAATGATAATCCTTCAGCACGAGTTTATTAATTTATCTAttgttatgttatttttttatcccTTTATGGTTATGTttgaattaaattgaaaatagTTAGATTTGTAATCTAATGCTTCATTTGGCAAATTTACACTGAATGATATCATTCTGAATTTGTATGGCTTTGATCGGACAACACAATTTTTTTAGCATATAGTAATAGATTTTTTAGTGTAGCAGATACAAGGAGGATTGCTGCGGTGGATATGTGGTAAGACTAGAGATAGTAAAATTAGATGCGTTGGATGTGTGGTAAGTCCAGACAGAATAAGATtagaaatgacaatattagagagAGTGTTGGAATAACACTTATAGTAGAAAAaatggtggaaaatagacttaggtggtttgaGCATGTAGAGAGAAGATCTGTAGATTCTGTGGTAAGAAGAGTAGTTTAGATGGAGAGgagtcaaacaactagaggtagaggaagacctagaaaaattataagaaagttattaagaaagatttcaagattaATTATTTAGATACAAGTATGGTCTTGGATAAAATATTATGACGGAAGTTAAAaattataagagaagttattaagaaagatttcaagattaTTTATTTAGATAGAAGTATGGTCTTGGATAGAATATTATGACGGAAGTTGAATTTATGTAGCTGACCTCACTTAGTGGGAAaaacttggttgttgttgttgttgctgttgtataGTAATAgattttaagattatcatgtgaGTTATATGATTACTTGCATTTAAGCAATATAGTTTATCTGTAATTTGGTATATTAGGTGGTTATGGTGGAAATGTCATGTTGTATATAGGTAATATCAAGTGTTATTAATTCTTTGAAATTTGTTATTGCGCTGATTCAGACGTAGAGCGCTTCAAAGGAGAGTGCAGGAATCTCAATTACCAGTGGAAGAGCAGGAAGTGATGATGAGGAATTTGGAGCGCAAAGAAACTGAGTACATGCGGCTTCAAAGACGTAAAATTGGAATTGATGACTTTGAGCAATTAACAGTAATTGGTAAAGGTGCTTTCGGTGAGGTACGAAAACACAATTAAGCAATGGATTAGTGCTAAATTTGCTTTATAAACTTGTAGTTTCTTGGATGTTGTCTGGTTGTTGTGAACTTAAAGTATGTTCATGCATCACTGTAAGTTGTTAGCTTTTGTGAAAAATGTAGGTGAGGTTATGCCGTGGTAAAAGTACTGGAGAGATTTTTGCcatgaagaaattgaagaagtcAGAGATGCTTAGCCGTGGACAGGTACCGTCTGTCAAACTTTGCATGCACTAGTTTAATGCATTAATCTTCAAAATTGCACCAGTTGCTGCAGAAAAGAACCAAAACACATAATTTATCTGTTTTGCCCTATTTCTTCCATGTAATTGATTTCATTAATACTTCCCTAATTAAACTAACTGATGCTGTGATGGTTTAATTTTAACTGATGCTGGGATGCCTTGCTAGTTTTCAGTTATCAGAAAATAGTATCTAATTTTTGTAACCATATTTTTACTAGAAGGCGTTTCACAATCATCAAACTTGATTCTTCTTTATACCTGCGTGCTGTTTCTAGCAGTCTgttgttttaaaattttacttAAACCGTCAGAAAGCTAATGCCATATGTACTTTGACTGgataaaaatggaataaaatcaGTCATGGGAAGTTTTGAGTTCAATAATTATACAGGTTAAGCATTTTAATGCAAGAGTGCAATGAATGATCTATAAATTTATTCTCTCCTTTGGAGTTTGGAATCAATTAGCGTGCTTATTTTTGCATCTTGATGTCATTCTAATTTAGGTGGAACATGTACGATCTGAGAGGAACTTGCTGGCAGAGGTCGATAGCCGATGCATAGTAAAACTCCATTATTCTTTCCAAGATTCAGATTTCCTATATCTCATCATGGAATATTTACCTGGTGGCGACATTATGACACTGTTAATGAGAGAAGATATTCTTTCTGAAAATGTTGCTCGCTTCTACATTGCTGAAAGTATTCTTGCTATCCACTCAATACATCAACACAACTATGTACATAGGTATTACTATTTTTGAACTGTACAATTCTTGTTCTATTGGTTGGCAATAGCCAGTTTATGCACAACAGACTATGAATTGTGGGCAGAGAACACTTGGAGGTATAGCCAAGCTTATGGCTTGGTCTAACAAACATAAACACCGTCTTctttaaattaatcaaaaaacaGAATCTTACGTGCAAGCAGCTTGCCATTCTAATAAGGAATGCAAATGTTGAGTAGAGCTTATGCAATTTATATTTAGCTTGTCATCAGATTATAAATGATTATATTTAGGGACACTCTGCAGTCACTGTACACTTTTATGCTGCTGTGAAATGATTTACATTAAATTATTGTCCCGCCAACTGGTCTTCATATAATGTTAAGAGGGTCTTCAGAATCACCAAAGCCACATTTATCTAACTTACATAAAGTTATATTTAACATACTAGCATGTATCTGAAGGAATATTACGAAATTTATTTAGTGAAATATTGCTATGCTGAGTTGATGGTATTTTGCTTGTAGGGATATAAAGCCTGATAACCTTATACTGGATAAAAATGGTCATTTGAAGCTTTCAGACTTCGGCTTATGTAAGACTCTTGATGACAAGTATTCAACAATTTTACTAGAAAATGAAGATTTTAACGGTCAAGAATCAACTAGTGAAACTGAAGGATATTTTGTCTCCCCTTGGTTGATGCCAAAGGAAAAATTACAGCAGTGGAAGCGTAATCGCCGTGCATTGGTATGAGTCTCCCCCATTTCAAGTTCCCCTGTATGTAATGTGTACCTATTTGTGTAACTTACAAATAGTTGAAGTATATGgattaatgtttgtttgaattagTTTATTTGGTGCTGGAAACTGTTTTACAATCAAAATCTTCCATGGAACACTTTTTACTTCAAAGACAGAATAATCAAATCCAAAAATGCTTCAACTTTTATCCAAAATTTATCACGCCTCCGCTAATATTAAGTGGCAattttatttgatgtttaaaCTACAAAATCTATTAACTTTATCATCTTTTACATTTCATCAGGCATATTCAACTGTTGGAACTCTTGACTACATGGCTCCTGAAGTTTTGCTCAAGAAGGGGTATGGAATAGAGTGTGATTGGTGGTCTCTTGGGGCAATCATGTATGAGATGCTTGTTGGATATCCTCCATTTTGTTCTGATGATCCAAGGATGACCTGCCGGAAGGTATTGCGGTTGATTGAATTTTTCATCCTTTCTAAATCTTCTAAATTAATTATTTCCAACAAGCTGGTATTCCTGTATTGTGTCAGATTGTGAATTGGAAAGCATGCCTGAAATTCCCGGAAGAACCCAAGATATCAGCTGAAGCTAAGGATCTCATCTGTAGCTTATTATGTGATGTTGACACAAGATTAGGAACGAGGGGAGTAGACGAAATAAAGGTAAAAACTCCCATGGGAATATTGTTTGTTTGGGCAACTGCTCTATaaatgtgattttgaatggaattTTTTTTGCCAAATTGATTGGGTAACAATTGAGTTTAAAGTAAAGCAATTAATGTTTGAGTGTTTTTTACTTTAAAAGTTGGTTTGATGCAAAACTTACAGTAAAATTTCTAACTCAGTGTAAAAGCTACTTTATCACTTAGTCAAATCAAGATTTGGATTCCAAAATATTTGGCATGACAATAGTAGCTAAACAGGATGTTTGATTTCCTTTTGGAGAGGATCCAaagatatattattttttgatcaTGTAGCCTAGTGGCTGAAGTTCACCTTTTAAAGATGAGTAAGTTGGATGTCACGGGTTCGAACCCGCAACCTTGCACCTGATGTCCCTACACAGCTAGCTACCAACTGAGCTTTTTACTAAAGCTAACATGTCGATTTGGTAAAAAGTGCATTGGGAAGGGATTAATATTAAAGAACTTGGGTGGAGTATTTAAGTAGCCAAGCTACTTAAATACTCCACCCAGCATTCCATACTACTCGATGTGGGGCTTAGACACCCCATAATACCCAAGTCCTTTACAGGAAGCATTTTTCCTGTTTGCTTCCAATTTCCTATTTTCACTAAAAATCATGTTTGACAGGAAGCAAAATCGATTATGATACTCTACTGAAACCAAACATGCATAGCTTAGTTTTTATGAAAATTCATTAAAATACTAACTATATTCTAGTTAAGAAATTGATGATTCCTCAAAAATCAGGTAGTTAGTGTTATGTGGTTCGAAAATTCTAAATACTATTAAAATACTAAACATAGCAGCCCTTATTTTTCAGGCTCATCCATGGTTCAGGGGTATTCAGTGGGACATGCTTTATGAATCAGAAGCTGCATATAAACCTACAGTCATTGGAGACTTGGACACACAAAACTTTGAGAAGTTTCCTGATGTAAGTACATAATTACAGGAACGTTTATACATTGGAAATGAGTGAATTTTTTTCACACGCTATAATTTCTTGTAAGCtctaaaatgatttgatttataaacATATGAAATATGTAAAGAAAGCGTGTCATTATGCATGTGCAAGATAATAACCTAAATGGTTTAGCTACAAGTGTTCTTGGTATATATCTGTCCCCATGATCATCACAGTGCAAATTATCTTTGCTGTTACAGTTTAATTAAAACCAACCTCGGGTCTCTTGTATGGAAGACACATGAACCCCACTTTGCCTTATTTTCAAACAGAAATTCAAGATTGTATTTAGAAAGGGGTAACAAGGATCCAACTTCTAACCGTTGGATCATAAAACCTCTAATACATTGTTAATGATCAATGTTCCTAAACAATGCTCTAAGAATTCGTGATCCATATTGGGACTTTATATTGTTGAATGCATCTAATTGATCTCAGCAAGTGGAGAAATGCTTTAGTAGCTGCTGTTGAGGCTATAAGAGTTGGTTAGTTTTTGAAGTAATAGAGAAAAACTAAAATAatcttatatttttttcttttgaaaaggtTTCTCCAATCTTTCCTGAGAAGTATTATTATATGTTGGATTGTCGCAAATTTTTCTCTCGTGTGTTTCAAATCCCACCCTTAAAACTCTTCTCCCATTTTTCATATTAAGAACCCCTCCCACCCATTTTTTATTGGGTCCACATACTACTCACTTCTCATGTCACTGGATGGGATCCACATCTTAGTTATCTGGACCTTTCCTATTTTGTTATCATGTGCAGACACTGAGTCGGTAAAAGAATATTTTCCAAAATTGTAGCTTTTGGATATTATTGAACATTGTAGTTGATTTATGCCTAATATATTTTTCATACTTTCTAACCACATTTAAGCTTGCGATTTCAATAATTGGCAGGTAGGGCCCCCATCCGTAACAGAAACAATGGGACCTTGGAGAAAGGTATTTTTTTAAGCTTTTcatctttcttttttaaaaaagaattatGTCTGGCTCCTGTTATATTTAATGATCAAAGATGAAGGTTATTTTGATAAAGATGAACAATAGTGCAAATACTGGATAAATGTATATTCAATTGCATAAATAAGGCCTACTAAAATAAGTTTGTCTTCTCTTTATgtgttattaaatttaattttttgtcaTGTTTATTCCTCTTGAAAGGTTCCTTCACTGTCTTGTAAATGTAGCACATCTGCTAGTGTCTTTGGACTCTTCCATGCCATACATATGTGTACTGGAATGGTGCAGATGGCTATAGTGCAAGTATACCCAAATATTCCTTAGTTGCACTACATTTTTAATTACTaacttaaacattttttttttcatagtTTAGTTGATTACAATTTCTTGGTTTAGAATGTTAATTTGATGAGCAGTGCTGGATGATACAAGTCTAACAAAATAAGTTTGTCCTCTATTTCTGTGTTAGTATCAAATTTGTTCTTCTAGAAACATTGTTTTCTCCTGTTATTTTGGAACAGCTTCCATCTTTCCTGATAATCTACTGTTTATTTAAAGTTTCAAAGTagtgatgttttatttttgtttttgacaCTTGCAGATGTTGACATCCAAAGACACTAATTTCATAGGATATACTTTTAAGAAATCAGACATCCTTAAATCAATTGGAAGTACAGGTATTCAACTTTTGATGCCTCATGCTATTGTAGAACAGATCATAATTTTGGCCGATGATTTCCTGGATTTAAGTTTATATTAAGTAAGAAATGATGATCCTCCAATTGTTGTAAGCATGGCCTAGAAAGATACTCTACAAACAAAATAGCTGCACCTTAGGTTGACCAAAAATATGGCAAATATTTGTTGATTAAAACAACTGTCATTTGCTGCTTTAATATTTTAGTGTTCATCCTCAGATTTTGACATTATATTTTGCAGATGAAGATATCAGAGTAAATGGATCATCAAAATCACCCTCATTGATTTCCTTGTTAGGTATGATCATCCAAACTTAACGCACATATGTAAACTAGTAACTTGATGACTTGAGGCATGCAAGTTTTTTGCACAATCTAATTTCTTTTGTAGAATTTGTTAACAATAGCAGTTATTCTCAGTAGCTTTGTTTCTTCCGGTGTGACCAATATTAGTTCAACTTGGTTATTTTTACGGCATATATGTTTTAACTTTCTGTATTCATCATGCAGGGCAAATGGATTTGCAAGATGTTGTTATTACAGAAAATGAACAGAAGTCAGAAACTTGAATCAAAACTTGCTTGTTTTGCTTTTACCAAGTTATGTACTCTATTGATTTAAGCTTGGCATTTGAAGATTGTAAATGACCGAAGGTTAGAAAGCAAGCTTATCAATAATTCAATGCAGGCAAGACTGAAGTGAGATCATGAATCTTGGGGGAGTTAATTCCTGGTTGCACAGTTTTACTTCTTTCCAATCTCTCAAACTATGAAGTCAAACCCTAATCTGTTTATATGCAGTTCTACTTCAGTCTTGTCAATTCCATTCCATTATTCTGTTAGTATAGAAAAAATTTTGGATCTTATTTTTGTTGGTATACAGATATCTTGATTGAATTTTTGCAAAACAATTATTTTTGTCTTAATAATGTATGGTTCTTGTTGAATATGCTAAAAAAATGATAAACGAATTGTTGGTGTGTTTGGTAGCTCTGCCTTAAACAGTGACATAAACTACACTTTTTAACTGAGTCTATTTTATTACCTCAATTCCAAAATAAGTGTTCTAGACTTATAGTAGTCACTTTCACTtctgttaaaaaaaattgataaatgaaagagagaataataatcttactaaatcatttttatt from Vicia villosa cultivar HV-30 ecotype Madison, WI linkage group LG4, Vvil1.0, whole genome shotgun sequence encodes the following:
- the LOC131596511 gene encoding uncharacterized protein LOC131596511, encoding MDGYDGTVRLGAINMKYDRGDFDSGADVSVSSPVTKQKAAAAKQFIENHYKNYLQGLQDRKDRRRALQRRVQESQLPVEEQEVMMRNLERKETEYMRLQRRKIGIDDFEQLTVIGKGAFGEVRLCRGKSTGEIFAMKKLKKSEMLSRGQVEHVRSERNLLAEVDSRCIVKLHYSFQDSDFLYLIMEYLPGGDIMTLLMREDILSENVARFYIAESILAIHSIHQHNYVHRDIKPDNLILDKNGHLKLSDFGLCKTLDDKYSTILLENEDFNGQESTSETEGYFVSPWLMPKEKLQQWKRNRRALAYSTVGTLDYMAPEVLLKKGYGIECDWWSLGAIMYEMLVGYPPFCSDDPRMTCRKIVNWKACLKFPEEPKISAEAKDLICSLLCDVDTRLGTRGVDEIKAHPWFRGIQWDMLYESEAAYKPTVIGDLDTQNFEKFPDVGPPSVTETMGPWRKMLTSKDTNFIGYTFKKSDILKSIGSTDEDIRVNGSSKSPSLISLLGQMDLQDVVITENEQKSET